Proteins encoded in a region of the Egibacteraceae bacterium genome:
- a CDS encoding HIT domain-containing protein, with product MSPDPPEGARRVDEQRLDALQRLWTPWRMAYIRDPDRKVTGCPFCVLPGGGDDREALIVHRADACFVILNAYPYNPGHLMVVPYRHVDAFDALTRDEVCEMALLSQRAVRILAACTEAQAFNLGVNVGAVAGAGIADHIHQHVVPRWGGDTNFMPVIAGTRVLPEMLEDTYDRLAPAFAAA from the coding sequence ATGAGCCCGGACCCTCCGGAAGGCGCGCGCCGGGTCGACGAGCAGCGCCTCGACGCGCTCCAGCGGCTGTGGACGCCGTGGCGCATGGCCTACATCCGCGATCCCGACCGCAAGGTCACCGGATGCCCGTTCTGCGTCCTGCCCGGCGGCGGCGACGACCGCGAGGCGCTCATCGTCCACCGGGCCGACGCGTGCTTCGTGATCCTCAACGCCTACCCCTACAACCCGGGCCACCTCATGGTCGTGCCCTACCGCCACGTCGACGCCTTCGACGCCCTCACCCGCGACGAGGTCTGCGAGATGGCGCTGCTCAGCCAGCGGGCCGTGCGCATACTCGCCGCCTGCACCGAGGCGCAGGCGTTCAACCTCGGCGTGAACGTCGGCGCCGTCGCGGGGGCCGGCATCGCCGACCACATCCACCAGCACGTCGTCCCGCGCTGGGGCGGGGACACGAACTTCATGCCGGTCATCGCCGGCACGCGGGTCCTGCCCGAGATGCTCGAGGACACCTACGACCGGCTCGCGCCCGCCTTCGCCGCGGCCTGA